The Vreelandella piezotolerans genomic interval CATACGCAGCACGTTGGGGCCTGCAATCAGCGCCATCACGCCCTCTTCGATCGCCAACGGCAGAATATCTTTGGCGCGGCCTTCGAAAGCGTCCGACATCTGGGCCCCCATCAGCATGCCCATGCCGCGGATCTCTTTGAAAACGCCGTGTTTGCGGTTGATGGTTTCCAGATGCTCGCGGAACAGATCGTGACGATGTTTGACCCCCTGCAGCACCTCGGTCGTATCGATGAACTCGACCGCCGCCAGCGCCACCGCAGAGGCCAGCGCGTTGCCGCCGTAGGTAGAGCCGTGGGTACCGATGGCCAGCGACTTGGCGATGGCATCGGTGGTCAGCGTGGCGCCAATCGGGAAGCCGCCGCCCAGCGATTTAGCGCTGGTAAGAATATCCGGGGTGATGCCGAAATTTTTATAAGCATACAGCTCGCCGCTACGGCCAACGCCAGTTTGCACTTCATCGAAAATCAGCAGCGCATTGTGCTCGTCACACAGATTGCGCAGGCCCTGCAAGAATTCCTGAGTGGCGGGTACGATGCCGCCTTCGCCCTGCATCGGCTCGACCATGATGGCGCAGGTATCGTCGCCCACGAGCTTGCGCACGCTCTCCAGGTCGTTGAAGTTGGCGTGCAGAATGCCGCCCGGTACTGGGCCAAAGCCTTGGGAGTACTTGGGCTGGCCGCCGACACTGACGGTAAAGAAGGTGCGGCCATGGAACGATTGGTAGAACGAGATGATTTTGTCTTTGTGCTCACCGTAGTGGTCGACCGCCCAGCGGCGGGCCAGCTTTAATGCGGCTTCGTTGGCTTCACCGCCAGAGGAGCACAGGAACACTTTATCGGCGAACGTGCGCTCGGTGAGAGTTTTGGCCAGCTTTAACGCCGGTTCGTTGGTGAATACGTTGGAAAGATGCCAAAGCTTTTCGCCCTGCTCTTTTAACGCGTTGACCAGCACCGGATGGCAGTGACCCAGGGAGTTCACCGCAATACCGCCAGCGAAATCGATGTACTCGCGGCCTTCTTGGTCCCACAAGCGGCTGCCTTCACCACGTACCGGAATAATCTGCTGCGGCGCGTAGTTGGGCGCCATGTAGTGGTCGAAGTCTTGACGGTTCGGGGTGTGGCTCATGGAACGATACCTCCAGTGGAGTAAACAGTGGATTCAGTATACGGGGGGCAATGGGCGCCCTGCTTTCAGTATTGGGACGGTAAATTACGAA includes:
- a CDS encoding aspartate aminotransferase family protein; this encodes MSHTPNRQDFDHYMAPNYAPQQIIPVRGEGSRLWDQEGREYIDFAGGIAVNSLGHCHPVLVNALKEQGEKLWHLSNVFTNEPALKLAKTLTERTFADKVFLCSSGGEANEAALKLARRWAVDHYGEHKDKIISFYQSFHGRTFFTVSVGGQPKYSQGFGPVPGGILHANFNDLESVRKLVGDDTCAIMVEPMQGEGGIVPATQEFLQGLRNLCDEHNALLIFDEVQTGVGRSGELYAYKNFGITPDILTSAKSLGGGFPIGATLTTDAIAKSLAIGTHGSTYGGNALASAVALAAVEFIDTTEVLQGVKHRHDLFREHLETINRKHGVFKEIRGMGMLMGAQMSDAFEGRAKDILPLAIEEGVMALIAGPNVLRMAPSLVIPEEDIAEGMARLERAIERLVASA